The Oryza brachyantha chromosome 6, ObraRS2, whole genome shotgun sequence region ATAAACCATGGGTTAAGTTTCACATGCTTACACACAGCAATTTCTTCTTGCTTGAACAAATCAAACTGGCTATCGTAATGCAAATGATGCCATGGGCACTATGCATGCTTACATAATTACCATTTGCagatgtattatatatatacttgagCTAATCATACTATGAATGCCTAGGCCAATTAGATAATCAACTCCGATAATGCTGCAgaatagaaataaataaatctgaaGAGATTAAGTCAGTCAACTGATAAATTTGTCGCATCGGTTGCAAAGTCTTAGAGTAGATGCAAGCAAAGCTGGATGGCCAATGACCAAATTAAATACTCATGGCTAAGCAGGCATTGAGAGTATACTCTATTTGGCAAGTGGTAATTAATCTGGCTTAGCTAGGATCCAGCTGAACCAAACATATTTAgtacacttcatgctcaaCCATCTGGTCATGTCGACCTACCTTAAACTAATGCCTTTGCCAGGTAAGCAAGCTTGCAAGCAGCAATAATACATGggaaaccaaaaataataataaagaaccCTTTGTTTAAGTGCATAATGGGAGGTCCAAAAATAgttaaagggaaaaaaatcaaatggtaATGTGCCCTGTTATGGTGACCTTGTCATCATCCTGTTTCCCTGATTAGGATTAAGCTAGACAATATCTCTTCTTGCAGGAATCTGATGGACTGCATTATTTACTTCTTAGACcctttataaaaatttattttacacatAAATCCCTTAAAACTTATCACACTCAAAATTTAGCCTAGAGTCCTTGGCACCAAGGTTAAACATCACGACGTCAATGATCCTAATGCTAAGACCATGACATCCCATGTGGCATGGTGTCACCTAAGCtataagtactccctccgttacaTGATATAAACACAACCGCCACTCAAAAAAGAGTTATAACTACCTTCTCGTTTATATTATCTAGgtgcatgtatacatgtatgtaACGTGGTTGGAtgttttgatgatgaaaaatatgctaGTTAATACATACTTACGTGCACGCCTTATATTATAggacaaagaaaaaagtggttatgtattatattatgaaatggagggagtatatttttgcaaTACGTTTTATGGATAatgtatttgtaaaataagttttagaaaGGATTAAACTGTAAAACATACAGTTGGCTGATGGGTATATATATCcaattagagcaaatttttcatccttaaggAGATATCATaagatatcactgttttctatgaaaaatttggtatcttctagattaagaggtatcaaattttacatagaaaatagtggtaccttTTTAATGATTGGAAAATTGCTCATCCAATTAAGCTTGAAGGGTGTGATGTCAGCGTGGGAAAGGTGGTTTATGTCACCCCTGTTTCTGTTTGGCCCCTGGTCAGGTCAGAAGGATTCAAAGCTGGTTCTTGTAGCTTGATCCCTCCCTAATTAATCAAAACACTTTTACATAGTTTAATGGGAAACAGTTAATGGCTCCCAAGTTTCCTGACCAGGAGATCTATTAGGACGCACTTGCCCTAGCTAGTTGTATTTCATTAATGATGGAGTGCCACTCCCACTTGTGTTGTTGTTGGTGACCCGGCCTGTTAATTAGTTAGTCGTCTCCCCAAGAGGCAATTAAGAAGAGTAGAGGTTAATTGCTTGCTTCAATTGAACTACTCCATCTCTCCTACTATTGTTTTCCTAGCTATTTGTGTTAGTGGTAATTTAAGTATAGCATTATGAGCAGCTACCTAAGGTTGTTACTTGTTAGTACCAGCCGTGCATCTGCATATATTCAGGTACCCTGGCCAAACAAACtggctgcatgcatgtacagATCAGTTTTCAGATGAAATATACTCCATATTCTACCGTATGCAGGGGGCAAACCTGGGAACAATATATTAGAGGTGACTTTTTCATACTTGAGGAGGTATTATCAGATACCACTGTTCTCCAAAAATGCTCTACTTATACAATATGAATAGTACAAATAGACACCAATCTAACCCAGAGAATGAATGAGAAAGTTTGTAATATATGGAATTGCTAGTTGGCTATGCCACGACCGACGTGCCAATAAAAATGGAAATATATAGAAtgcagtactactactactactaccagcTGGTTGCGTATACTAGCTTAATGATCGTGATAACATTAATAATTAAGAGAGTATCTGATCCAGGAAGATCGATCAATCGACCGGACCGCTTAATTAACCCTTGGTTTTGTTGAAGagtttattagttttttttttagattatgagTTATTTAGTTAGTTGTGCATGCACATATATCCCTGCAGCTGCATTGCATATCTAAgcataaatattattgataaGTACTAGATACGAAATATATAAACCAACGAGttgcttatatatattgatcatacACAGCCAGGTGAGGTCAGGTCAGGACAAATTAGGTGAGATATATGTTTCATGGTTAGCTAGCAAAAGTACTTAGTACAGTTCTTCTATAGTACCAGtagtagtattatatatatacatgttgacAGTgcttatatatgcatgccGGCCCATGATCACTGGCTTAACAGGCTACAGTGGAGAAGAAGTACTTTGATGCATGCATCGGCCCATCTTAGGGCCACAAGAACTAATCTGCCAGCTGCACTGAAAGCCCATTAAGTGAGAGCCCATATATAATAGCCCAAGAAATAGATTAGGCCCACAAGAACTAATACGTCTGCTGCAGATCTAGAGCCGGTAAAAAacattatttcttttgttaatTACTGTGTCTTTTACACCAAAAGCGAACAAACAATTCTCTAAACCACTGAATTTAATGTTATTAATTTTTGGTAGACATTTTTTCGTGAAACTactgataaaaagaaatatagctACTAGTGGCCATGATCGAGATGGCCGGAGTCATggagattgattgattgattatgTCATCATATAATAGATCGCCATGTTCCTTTCTCCTAACTATAGCATCAATCCAGTCGCCAACGCTCCTGGTGCCATCAGTCTGACCATcagaactactactactgcatTAGAAATCAATCCATCGTTTGTTTAGCTGTTTAGGCATACATTGATGATTAAGAGATCATAATCACACATGGGTATGAAATGGACACCGGctctaaaaaattatgaaaaggaATTGAAACCAGTATACGTAAGGTTCGGTTAGttctctctatatatttatagaaaaaccaGTCGATATTTTTGACGAGTGGGTTCCTCGTACTTTACGACGGGAGGTAGTTAggatatattattaattattttataggtctaataaatatatcaagtataaattataagatgtttatttgttctgttttttttcttacgaACATGATCCACCGTGCATGGCAGCGATGGattcttttggtttttaaaggtggagtgttttctttttcttttcaaattttgtcacTGTGGTAGAGATCTACGTGCAAGGGAAGATGGAGGTCGGACGACTATGATGTGTTTTTAAATAGTAGAAACAGTTTTCTCAAATAGTGTAAGGGTActttgaatgaaaaaaatagagaaatagaAGAAATATAGGATTCTGATAGGGATGCATTTGTTAAACAGAGGATtacaaaacacaggaaaaacgttATAATGGCCGTTTGATTGGATCACAGAAAAAGTataggaatttgaggagagataaagacttaAAGGATTCTTTCCATGAGGTtttacctcttgttaaattttctccaaaaattaTATGGGAAGAGGTatcctataggaatttcatagggttcattcatttgattcaaagagttttgtagcaaaaattcctataggaataaaatcctttaaaattccaatgaattttctttgaatcaaagggggcctaaattttagaaacaaaatcaaattatatttatatatagtactactgtacaactttctttttatattttaatgattatattttggtaacatataattaaatataagtgatATTTTACCATACTTGTCCTactatcaatatatattaattcaaatatatttgtacCTTACCCTCCAACTACTTACCTACCATCCTAGTCATAATcatgtcttatttaataaatgttaTCCCAATAGTTTCTCTCTAACCTTGACttctagggaaaaaaaaaccataattcCTTAACTATAGCAAAAACTAAGGGACATCACAGAGAAATTAGAATccatttagttttgttttcataaatacggtttatattatatataccagTATATAATATAGACAAACAATGTATATTCAGAGAGCGACTCTCATGACTCATGTTCAAACACTCTAaattattatttcttaaaaatataataacagaGATACTCTAAGAAAAGAATATATGTGGCTCCAAATCCAGGCATATTTGAGTCATTTATAATTAAGAAATACTCCTACTAAGGATAGGAGGGTGCAGTAGCAAAAGCAATAGCGGCAGGGGTGCGATTGGTGGGAAATACATTCCATTTCCATATGTATGACAAGTGTTTCCATTCTAGCTTGGGATGCTTTCCTTTCCAAGCAAAATCCGGTGACCCAATTCTAGAATGGAGTAGATTGATAGTAGTACTGTAGTTGGCAAACCCCAAATCCAATCCTCTTCAACTCACAATCATCGCCGCCTTCACCGCATCCAtccggccgccgtctcttcttcctccacaTCCCTATATACAGTAGTACGACTTCGCCGCAGCTAGCTGATCAGATCTATAGTATATATCccatggaggcggcggcggcgacggagggtgGTGGACAGCAGAGGCGCGGCGGTCGGCGCGAAGTGCGGCGGATCGAGGACGCGACGAGCCGGCAGGTGACGTTCTCGAAGCGGCGCAAGGGGCTGCTGAAGAAGGCGTCGGAGCTGTCGGTGCTGTGCGACGCCGAGGTGGCGCTGCTCGTCTTCTCCCCCCGCGGCCGCTTCTTCCACTTCGCCTCCGCTCCATCGTACCGTACCTAACTAGCTatttcctcctccttccctctccATCTATGCCCTAATTCCTTCCTCTTGCATCAATGGCGTCGGATTTTGCTCTTTTACTTGCTTAATAATTAGATCGATCTGCTCTGGATTTCACCTGCCTGGATTTAATTAGGACGGGAGTCACGAGCCACTACATGAAATATACTGTTCCTGCGTGCGTGCTACCTATACTCTTTGATCAAGATTGATTTGATAGATCGATCTGTTGCATCTTCTACTTCCCTTTACCTTGCTCTCCCTGCAAATCCGTCGTACCTCTAGCTAGCAGTACATGCAATCTACAGATCCCATCCAGCTGCTGCTAATACTGTATCCTAGTATTATGTATTGAATTGATTGATTtgtgattgatttttatatcacaCCTTTGCCTTTTGAATTAACACACCGCATTACCACATATGTgcacacattattttttttctgttttatatatatacccatggaccatatatacataatactACATCCTTTTTGGtggcaagagaaaaaaaataaatctaatttcCTGTTTTACCATCATAATTGTGTGAACAAAATTTCCAGCATATAACATGTTTATGGTCATAATGTTTCACAAAGCCTTATCCTTAACAACCAAACTGCATTGCTGTTGATGTCAAAACACAAGTATAGGGATCACACAAAGCATATAGACAATCGAAGGAAACTAAAACCCATAGAAATTAATTTCTGACAGCCATAAGTAGTTGTCACAATATAAGTTCGAATTGGCATTAGGGCCCAAGCATTGTACTTCCATGTTAACTCTTTTATGTGACTAATAACATACATGAACCCATTGCATGGAGGGTTCTAGGGGCATATATAGGATGTTCTAAATAGTATCATAGCACAACACCTTGCTACAGGCTAGCCACAACCCACCAATATATTCTTGTAAGCCGTTCTGGGCACAGAGATAGCCGGTGTTATTTTTAGGAGCatttttactatccttaaaaatgtaccactgttttctatgtaaaatttggtatcttaggTACTAGaatataccaaattttttaggtaccaagagatactaaattttacatagaaaagagtggtacctcatggtacctcctTAAGGATAGGATAAAAGCTCTTACAAAATAGTACTGTAGTGACACTCCATCtggtcataaatatttgatgttataAGGGCAAGTTTTTgtcaacttttaaaattctaactatcacttcatattataatatatttatgcaatctaataagtttatttgtGATATTATTTTCAAAGGCAATattgtaaacatattttttaaaaaaactaacattTGAGAAATTATTGACTGTCGAAGTTTCAAAAGTTTGAACAAATTAACCTTGTCCCAAGCACAAAATATCTATGATGggaagaggtatcaaattaatttatgtctTAAATTATTCATATCAGTgatcatataaattaaatagtaaTGGTGGATCCTGATTCATCAGCTATAATGCTTTCTAGAATTAACGGATATCCATTTGCTAGTTATGTTTGTGTTGAGAATGGTcagtttcatatatataatggtaTATGTTCTTGCTTAAATCAATAttgtttttacttatatatcaTAATGGTATTCTTGCTAGGTGCTTCCTCCGTCCgaaataagtttatatttaGTCTTGGGTGTTCAaggaggagggaaaaaagaccAACTTATCATTCATTAGTAAGAATTTAGTATTGGTAGGCGGGGATAGGAATAGGTAAATGacattgaagaaaaaaaaaactctgattAAACTATCAAGGGTAGATAAGGTGATAGAAGGGCATTTATAATGCAACGAAAATGAGTTGGCATATGGAATGAAATGTGATGCGTCAATCGAGTAAATacagaaaacagaaaagaaaaccatgaTTTATATGATGCATGGTTTCTGCACAATATCCAACACACAATGGGACACAATTAACATTAATTTCAAGTATAAATGGATAGTGTTGGTATTAGAAAAGTGATATGCCTACTAATGTTTTTTATGAAGTGGAGCATATGAAAATCATAACTGGTATTTTGCATAGTCATTGTCTGTTATGAACTAATTTCGGGGCAAATGGTAAAGACTAGAAAAACAAAGCTATTTTAGAGGAGTACAAACTATGTACGAGTATATGATAGTATACTGTTCCTATTTTAGTGAAAACATTGCATTCTAATATCTAGTAATTAATTGCGTTGTTTGGCTAGCTAGTTAAGAAATGATTTGCAACTTCCGACTTATTTGTCCCACAAAATCCTGACAATCTGTGATCGATCTTATTTACCGACCTGCAAATTATGTACATGTGTAAACAATCAATAATGTACATCCTATCTGAATTTTATTTCCATGTAATAACTATTTTTGGTAACTCCGAATTTTTGGTATACTGTTCCTATCTGAAGTTTGTGTTGAGAACGGTCGTGATGAGGGTGATATCcataaaattaagagaaaatctacTCCATACCATTAAATTTGTATTGAATCAACGATCTGCCATTAACTTTGTCGAGTTCTAAGATATACACTCGGTTAGCAGTTTTCTCTACAATATACCCTTGAATCCTAtgcatttataataaatattcaaaatGCCCTTGGGACATACAAgattaactattaatttatcatgttagaagatcaagaaaattatgaagattTTTGCCTAGCATcttaacaaattattatagtttattatagtttgtgggtatcttttaagattatttttcatattttatcttttagaaaaatattttcttgatCTTAAAACATACCCACAAACTATAATGATTTGTTAGGAtgctagaaattttttttcataattttctcgatcttttaaaatgataaattaatagtcaatCTTTGTATGTCTAAGGGGCATTTTGGTACAAATGTATAGGATCCAAGGGTATATATCTACTAACCGAGGGTATATCTTAGAACTCGACAAAGTCAATGGCTGATCGTTGAATCGATGCAAACTCAATAGTATGGAgtagattttctctaaaattaaatttatttctgaATCTTGTTTCCAtgtactaaatatttttagcaactATGAATTTTTCAGTCTGGAGGAGACAATCGACCGCTACATTAGCCACAGCCAAGAGACACCTGCGAACAAGAAGCCTAAAGAACTAATTACTGCGCAGGTCTTTGCATTGTGAATACGTTCTAACTAaaggcctcgtcgtcgtcgtcgtcgatcagCCATCATATTGTGCAACTTCCATTAATTCTTTCTGTACTGCtactgcatgcatgtacaGAACATGGAATCCCGAGCTGAAACCTTAGCAATGGAGATTGACACAGTCGAGGCCTACACAAGGTAATTAATAGGACTAACAGCATGTAAAATGTTAAGTAATCATCCAGGCTGGCGATTATTATACTATGTGCTTACTATGGTGAGAAATTCACGTGACTAAATGAACATGATTTTAATTTCGCGTAGGAAGATGCAGGGAGAAGATCTGGAATCATGCTCGTTGCAAGAACTGAATGACCTGGAGATGCAGCTGGAGAAGAGCCTAAGCAGCATCCGTGTACACAAGGCAAGCAAATGGCCAAGTCAAGAGtgcattaatctattttattgtgattttgcCTCTCTGCTGCATCCTGCATGTATTTTGATTAGATTTTACATAGcattttaatttcttcttGTCCATCAATGTCGCAGCAAAAGAAGATGATGGATAAGATTTTACAGCTTCAACAACAGGTATATTTATGTCTCTGAATAATTACTCTTCTGGACGATTCGCACTACTAATGGTTATAAATAAGTGTGGGgctcattttttttggctttctccagtaaaaaaaaaatcaaatgtcatatttgcaaactaaaaataattaatttttatatatgtgatcttagcgatctaaatgtAAAGGTTTAGGAATAAACtataactccaaaattaactctaaatttaaggtcaaaaatttaaatttagcttatataaGTAAAAGGATTAGATGGAAACACTTGTTTTCCTCAAGTCTGTTCCTGCAGTATATGCATAtcgaagtaaaaaaaatgttgatcATATATAGCACCACCAAACTTTATCATAGATCATCCTTGACTGATGTTTTTAAGCATTCAGGAGAAGATTCTCTTGGAGCAAAACGCCCAGCTACTCCGCAAGCAGCAGGtatcataaaaaaactcaGCGACCTCAGCCTATTTTACTGCACCTACAGGATTGAACTGTCATTTGTGTCACTGACACTGGGGCCAATGATGTTGATTTCCATTTTATACATCAATGCCAGTTGTATTGAAattcagaagaagaaaaagaaatcctCCGTCGATctttgataattaattaattaattatgctgtATATGTTGCATTTTGGTGTTTGCATTAATTGTATGATGATGGTGACTCTCAATTGCTTGTTGTTAATCCTTGTTGTTTGTGGAGTGCAAGGCGCAACATGATCCAGGTGCAGCTCCAGAGCGCGAGCTGAACTACCAGGATATTGACGTTGACACTGAGCTGGTCATTGGAAGACGGTGAAAATATTCAGATTTTACAGAAAGAAACGGTGACGATCAACTTGTTAGACTCTCAGCGAGTTATACTCAATTTgtttgtagccagcttcttatttaattgtcctgcattaatatatattataacacAATCATATCTAATCTTGGTCTGACGAGAagatatatggggtggctatacatatataatacataCACATCATTACATTCAGGCTTTGGTGTTGTGTTTGACCAACAGACATGCTCTGCAGTTCGTATCGTATATACATAAATCGATCAAATTTAATAATCGTATCAATTATCTatgtgatgaactgatgataTATAAATGTCCATCCTTGGAAAGAAAATGTCGGTTAAGCTAGTTGGTAGCACGAACTGCATAGTCCAGACAGATATACGTACTTGTGAGAAAACCAAACTTTGTTTCAGGTATATTTACTGAATAAGGGCAGCCGAGATCAAGTATACATCACTTCAATACACCAAttctgaaaaaagaaaataaatgttcTTGGCAGATGATGGATTGGCACCAACATTGAACTAGAAATGCATCCTGTCGTCctatgaaggaaaaaaagaaaacaccgaagaagaagaagagcaacaGAGTCCATCCATGAACATGAACCAAAGATAAGATGCATGATGTACAGAATGCATTGCGTAGCAGAGCAAGGAGGCAAGGCAGGGAACAATTTAATtgttaacaaaaacaaaatgaagagagaaattagACACAAAATATGTGTGTTTCTTAGTAGAAGTTGTTTGATCCCTGGTAGCAGAGGCCGGTGGTCCACCAGGGCGGGAtggcgtcgtcgacgacgatggTCTGCTGCGGCGAGCTGTAGGTGGTGAGCTTGACGGAGAGGCCCACCGAGTTGTCCAGCGCCGCGAACACCTGGTACGTGATCCCCCAGTTGTGCGCCGCCTGGATCCACGCCGAGCCGCCGGAGCGCTTCACGGAGAGCGAGgagacgtcgccggcgccgccgacgttcATGACGTAGAGCAGCAGCCAGTAGTGGTTCCCATGAAGGCAGAACCTGACGCCGCCCGTCCGCTGGCACGGCACGCGGCGGTACTGGACGGGCACGATCCCGGCGACCCTCTGCGCCAGCTTGAGgaaggacggcggcgccatgtCGAAGTGGTGGCGCGGCGGGTTGCACCACCCGCCGTTGTCGTTGGGGAGGTCCCAGTTGGGAGGGCACAGGTTGGTCCCCGTGAGGACCACCGACGGCGACCCCGGGTTGCACCACGGCGACTTGACGCACCGCAGCTCGTAGCACTGCCCGCAGCCGTTGCCGGTCACGAACAGCGGCGTGCTCAGCGCCGCCGTGTTCGTCGAGAAGAGCGACAG contains the following coding sequences:
- the LOC107304411 gene encoding MADS-box transcription factor 50-like isoform X1, translated to MEAAAATEGGGQQRRGGRREVRRIEDATSRQVTFSKRRKGLLKKASELSVLCDAEVALLVFSPRGRFFHFASAPSLEETIDRYISHSQETPANKKPKELITAQNMESRAETLAMEIDTVEAYTRKMQGEDLESCSLQELNDLEMQLEKSLSSIRVHKQKKMMDKILQLQQQEKILLEQNAQLLRKQQCKAQHDPGAAPERELNYQDIDVDTELVIGRR
- the LOC107304411 gene encoding MADS-box transcription factor 50-like isoform X2; translation: MEAAAATEGGGQQRRGGRREVRRIEDATSRQVTFSKRRKGLLKKASELSVLCDAEVALLVFSPRGRFFHFASAPSLEETIDRYISHSQETPANKKPKELITAQNMESRAETLAMEIDTVEAYTRKMQGEDLESCSLQELNDLEMQLEKSLSSIRVHKQKKMMDKILQLQQQEKILLEQNAQLLRKQQAQHDPGAAPERELNYQDIDVDTELVIGRR
- the LOC102699789 gene encoding expansin-A17, which encodes MASANPAPAIFLAALAVAAAAQLAAAGFATDLYWKDPQPAPGAVTPYKTSDWQDGSATFYGASSGIGDDFGGACGYTSNDILSLFSTNTAALSTPLFVTGNGCGQCYELRCVKSPWCNPGSPSVVLTGTNLCPPNWDLPNDNGGWCNPPRHHFDMAPPSFLKLAQRVAGIVPVQYRRVPCQRTGGVRFCLHGNHYWLLLYVMNVGGAGDVSSLSVKRSGGSAWIQAAHNWGITYQVFAALDNSVGLSVKLTTYSSPQQTIVVDDAIPPWWTTGLCYQGSNNFY